Genomic DNA from Catellatospora sp. TT07R-123:
GCCCAGCAGCGACGACTCGGTGACCCGCAGCGGCACGGTGTCGGGGTCGAGCCCGAGGTGCGGCGCGATCCGGCGGACGACCTCCCGTGCCGCGACGGTCGGGGCGGCGGGCGCCGGGGCCGGGGCGGCAGCGCGTGCTGCGACGCGGCGTGAGCCGTCCGCAGCGTCCGCGGCTGCCGCCGCCGGCCCGTCGGTCATGCCGTCACCGCACCGTGTTGAACGGCAGCCAGTTGTCCAGCGGCGCCGGGAACGGCCGCCCGGCGGGCAGCACCGCCGGGCCCCACAGCACGTTGCCGGTGATCGCCGCGCCCTCGGTCGCGCCGAGCACCGCCAGGCTGTAGCCGGACTCGGCCCGCCGGACGGTGTTGCCGGTGACCGTGGTCGTGCCGACCAGCGCCAGCGTGACGACCGCGCCGTCGCAGCGGGCGGTGCACTGGTTGGCGTCGAACTGCACCACGCCGTCGCGCCGGACGTGCCCGGCACGCGACGCGGCCGTCTCGGCGCCGAGCCGGTTGAGCACGATCACGGCGGGGCCGGTGGCGGCGTGGGCGGTGTAGACCGCGTCGCTGACCGCGTACTGCCGGGCGGTGGTGGCGCAGTCGACGGTGTTGTGGTGGATCTGCAGCCGGGTCTCGTGGCGCAGCACCTGGATCGCGTACGACCGGGCGAAGTCGATCGCGGTCAGCGCGGCGGCCCGCAGGTCCCGGCTCGAACCGGCATCGGCGATGAGCTTGTCCCGCGACACCGCGGCCCGGCCGAACCACGTCTCGGCCTTGATCTCGGCGAAGGCCACGCTCGGCGCGGACGGTCCGCCCGCGACGGAGTCGACGAACCGCTTCGTCCACACCGCCGGGTCCGGCCCGGCCTCACCGGCGACGTTCCCGGCCGTCCCGGCGCTGTCGGGCAGCGGGTAGGTCCAGCCGAAGGCGACCAGGAACTGGGCCACCGGGTCGAGGAACACCGACTGGACCGTCGTGTTGATCGCGGTCATGGTCGCGGCGCTCACGTCGGTGGCGCGGTAGGCGTCGATGAGGTCGAGGCCGCGCAGGGTCTCCGCCGACAGCAGCCAGAAGCCGCCGTAGCAGTCCCGCACCGTGTTCTCGCCGATGAGGACCCCGCCGACCTCGCCCAGCGCGGCGACGGCCACCGTGATCCCCGCGAAGAGGTTGTCCCGCAGCCTGGCGTCGTCGAGCAGGCTGTCGACCAGCATCCCGGAGGCGACCTTGCGCCGCCCGGCGGCGGTACGCACCAGCGACGGGCTCACCATGACGCCGACCATGACCTGCGCGTCCACGTCGGAGGCGCGGGCCCGGTCGTGGACGAACCGGCAGCCTTCGACGGTGAGCCCGACACAGGCCCCGCCGATGAGGATGCCGACGGCGACCATCGGCGGCCGGTCGACCACGACGGCGGCGGTGTCGAGCTCCGCCGACCACAGCCGCAGTTGCCCCACGCCGCGCTGGTCCGGGTCGTAGCCGATGTCGAAGTCGAACGTGCAGTCGGCGATGCGCAGGTCACGGGTGTTGACGGACCTGACGGCGATGGCGGCGCCGCGGCCGCGGTGCACCGCGGAGATCCGGTCGTCGGCGAGCCGGAAGTCGTCGGCGGAGCCGTCGGTCAGGCCGTATGCCGGGGGCAGCTCGAAGGTGATCCCGGTGACGGTCACCGCCTCGACGCCGACCGCGACGATCATGCCCTGGGGGAACGCGTCCTCCCGGCCCGGCGCCACCGCCAGCACCACCGCCCCGCCGCAGCCCTCCAGGTGCAGCCGGCCGTGCCCGGCCGTCAGCACCAGCGGCTCGGCCAGCTGGTAGCGGCCCGCGCGCAGGCACACCGTCACCTGCTGGCTCGGGTCGCCGACCGGCCGGCCGGCGGTCGCCTGGTCGATGATCGCCTGCAACCGGGCGGCGTCGGCGACGTCGACGCTGACGGTGCAGCAGCCGCCGCCGGTGCCGGGGGTGAGCCCGGTCAGCGGCGGG
This window encodes:
- a CDS encoding DUF6519 domain-containing protein, which encodes MATDVARVSFDPGRRYTGVVPQQGRVSLEAEENEQYRIEDEERLAELREIIGPAGTPDDGYKIIEDGGDLVIGPGTMYVGGVRVHSGAKVRYSAQPDWRDSSGDPQFRKPGEAAHEHVVLQLTEYDVTAAEDPVLREVALGGPDGAARRRIVTRVRLLPTRAKACGPALRDDRKAWHVEGLEFDPATMRLNSASRLLVAWDPPPSAPDPCEPTAAGGYLGAENQLIRVQVSAAYEDGTFDLLWGYDNASMLYRVTAGSGTMLTLDRAPVDDYHFPRAGQPVQVLRAAADLDSADGVTEGWAAALCGEVAALSEPYDPDTRTVVLPAPPPAVYLDADATPQLYLRVWEELRTGVKSGQTVALTGTGVSVTIELEHGFAHPGDFWQIGVRPATPDTVLPARLLREAQPPDGPRMWACPLAVVAWSDGRFQLLDDCRIPFPPLTGLTPGTGGGCCTVSVDVADAARLQAIIDQATAGRPVGDPSQQVTVCLRAGRYQLAEPLVLTAGHGRLHLEGCGGAVVLAVAPGREDAFPQGMIVAVGVEAVTVTGITFELPPAYGLTDGSADDFRLADDRISAVHRGRGAAIAVRSVNTRDLRIADCTFDFDIGYDPDQRGVGQLRLWSAELDTAAVVVDRPPMVAVGILIGGACVGLTVEGCRFVHDRARASDVDAQVMVGVMVSPSLVRTAAGRRKVASGMLVDSLLDDARLRDNLFAGITVAVAALGEVGGVLIGENTVRDCYGGFWLLSAETLRGLDLIDAYRATDVSAATMTAINTTVQSVFLDPVAQFLVAFGWTYPLPDSAGTAGNVAGEAGPDPAVWTKRFVDSVAGGPSAPSVAFAEIKAETWFGRAAVSRDKLIADAGSSRDLRAAALTAIDFARSYAIQVLRHETRLQIHHNTVDCATTARQYAVSDAVYTAHAATGPAVIVLNRLGAETAASRAGHVRRDGVVQFDANQCTARCDGAVVTLALVGTTTVTGNTVRRAESGYSLAVLGATEGAAITGNVLWGPAVLPAGRPFPAPLDNWLPFNTVR